From Pusillibacter faecalis, one genomic window encodes:
- a CDS encoding DNA polymerase III subunit alpha: MSFVHLHVHTEYSLLDGACRIRDLPKIVKEMGQTACAVTDHGVMYGAIDFYRACQAEGIKPIIGCEVYVTPQGRSRFDKIHEFDAESRHLVLLCENEEGYRNLSYLVSAGWTEGFYIRPRIDLELLREHSAGLIALSACLAGEIPRRLRNGEYENAKQYALELAEIFGPERFYLELQDHGIQDQQAVNQGVLRIHQETGLPMVCTNDAHYLRKEDAEAHDVLLCIQTGKTLDDENRMRYEPRNFYLRSEAEMAALFHVYEGALENTQKIADMCHLEFTFGKYHLPEFQLPPGYDSFSYLKKLCDEGYQARYGGNDQYRGQLHYEQEMIEKMGFTDYFLIVSDFVRYAKSVDIPVGPGRGSAAGSMVSYCLGITDIDPMKYSLYFERFLNPERVSMPDIDMDFGDTRRDEVFEYVRRKYGDDHVAHIVTFGTMAARGVIRDVGRVMNIPYADVDVIAKQVPAGPGALHITLDDALRLSKPLSDAYDTDPQVRRLIDTAKALEGMPRHASTHAAGVVITKNPVVEYVPLSKNDDTVVCQYVMTTLEELGLLKMDFLGLRNLTVLDDAVKMVQERQPDFSLKDIPEDDRDTFEMISAGKTSGVFQMESTGMTGVCVGLKPQNIEDITAIIALYRPGPMDSIPRFIACKHNSSLIRYRHPSLEPILSVTYGCIVYQEQVIQIFQQLGGYSLGQADMVRRAISKKKAAQIQREKDAFIHGDRERKIAGCVANGIPEATAEAIYQEIYDFANYAFNKAHAVAYAVVAYQTAYFKCHFTKEYMAALLTSVLDNSDKVAGYINECKECGIDLLPPDINRSADRFTVEEGGIRFGLVAIKNIGRGFIQAVMRQREERPFASLNDFCQRMQGSDMNKRAVENLIRSGAFDSLGGRRSQLIQVYEKVMDSVAAVRRDNVEGQMDFFSMAAGTQSSAEKETPLPDIPEFSVQELMLMEKATTGLYLSGHPMDQYRDAVHKLGAPTIGSILEDFSQEGGPTRFADGQRITICGVVSSSKTKTTKNNSLMAYVMVEDDTAAIELLCFSKVLDTCGAYLKENQAVVVRGKLSVRDEKSPQIMCDSAYLLSTVSGSIPPIQEAGEKLVQGETLFLKFPSLDHPSMRHMKLVFSMFPGTSQVKMVMADTRKVFATQVLLHRALIQEARETLGEENVVVK; the protein is encoded by the coding sequence ATGTCTTTTGTCCATTTGCATGTCCATACAGAATATAGCCTCTTGGACGGAGCCTGCCGCATCCGGGATTTGCCGAAGATCGTCAAGGAGATGGGGCAGACCGCCTGCGCGGTCACAGACCACGGTGTGATGTACGGCGCGATTGATTTCTACCGCGCCTGCCAGGCAGAGGGAATCAAACCCATCATCGGCTGCGAGGTGTACGTGACGCCCCAGGGCCGTTCCCGGTTTGATAAAATCCATGAGTTTGACGCGGAGAGCCGCCATCTGGTGCTGCTGTGCGAAAATGAGGAGGGGTACCGGAATCTCTCTTACCTGGTCTCAGCGGGATGGACGGAGGGGTTCTATATCCGCCCCCGGATTGATTTGGAGCTGCTGCGAGAACACAGCGCAGGGCTGATCGCCCTCTCTGCGTGCCTCGCAGGGGAGATTCCACGGCGGCTGCGGAACGGAGAATATGAAAACGCCAAGCAGTATGCGCTGGAACTGGCCGAGATCTTTGGGCCAGAGCGGTTCTACCTGGAGCTCCAGGACCATGGCATCCAGGATCAGCAGGCAGTCAACCAAGGAGTGCTGCGCATTCACCAGGAGACGGGGCTGCCCATGGTATGCACGAACGACGCACACTATCTCCGCAAGGAGGACGCGGAGGCCCACGATGTGCTGCTGTGCATCCAGACCGGCAAGACGCTGGACGATGAGAACCGGATGCGCTATGAGCCTCGGAACTTCTACCTGCGCAGCGAGGCGGAGATGGCCGCCCTTTTCCATGTCTATGAGGGCGCGCTGGAAAATACCCAGAAGATCGCGGATATGTGCCATCTGGAATTTACCTTCGGAAAGTATCACCTGCCGGAGTTCCAGCTGCCTCCGGGCTATGACAGCTTTTCCTACCTGAAAAAGCTTTGCGACGAAGGGTATCAGGCCCGCTACGGTGGGAACGATCAGTATCGGGGCCAGCTTCACTATGAGCAGGAGATGATTGAGAAGATGGGCTTTACAGACTACTTTCTCATCGTCTCGGATTTTGTCCGTTACGCCAAGAGCGTGGACATCCCCGTAGGGCCCGGGCGGGGCAGTGCGGCGGGGTCCATGGTCAGCTACTGTTTGGGGATCACGGACATTGACCCCATGAAGTACAGCCTCTATTTCGAGCGTTTTTTGAACCCGGAGCGGGTCAGCATGCCGGATATTGACATGGACTTCGGAGATACCCGGCGGGACGAGGTCTTTGAGTATGTCCGCAGAAAGTACGGCGACGACCATGTGGCCCATATCGTGACCTTTGGCACCATGGCGGCGCGGGGTGTGATCCGGGACGTGGGCCGGGTGATGAACATCCCCTATGCGGATGTGGATGTGATCGCCAAGCAGGTACCCGCCGGCCCCGGTGCCCTCCATATCACCTTGGATGACGCACTGCGGCTCTCCAAGCCCCTCAGCGACGCCTATGACACCGATCCTCAGGTCCGGCGGCTCATCGACACTGCCAAGGCTTTGGAGGGGATGCCCCGCCACGCCTCCACCCACGCTGCCGGTGTGGTCATCACCAAGAATCCGGTGGTAGAGTATGTGCCCCTCTCAAAAAACGATGATACGGTGGTTTGCCAGTATGTCATGACAACGCTGGAGGAGCTGGGGCTTCTCAAAATGGACTTTCTGGGCTTAAGAAACCTGACGGTGCTGGACGATGCCGTGAAGATGGTACAGGAGCGGCAGCCGGACTTCTCTCTGAAGGATATCCCGGAGGACGACCGGGATACCTTTGAGATGATCTCGGCCGGCAAGACCTCTGGCGTGTTCCAGATGGAGTCTACCGGTATGACAGGTGTGTGTGTGGGTCTTAAGCCCCAAAATATTGAGGATATCACCGCAATCATCGCCCTTTACCGACCGGGTCCTATGGACTCGATCCCCCGCTTTATCGCCTGTAAGCACAATTCCTCACTGATCAGATACCGCCATCCGTCTCTGGAGCCAATTCTCTCCGTCACCTATGGCTGCATCGTTTACCAGGAGCAGGTGATTCAAATCTTCCAGCAGCTGGGCGGCTACTCTCTGGGGCAGGCAGATATGGTGCGGCGGGCCATCTCCAAGAAAAAGGCCGCCCAAATCCAGCGGGAGAAGGATGCCTTCATCCACGGAGATCGGGAGCGAAAGATCGCCGGGTGCGTGGCCAATGGAATTCCGGAGGCCACGGCGGAAGCCATTTATCAGGAGATCTACGATTTTGCCAATTACGCCTTCAACAAGGCCCACGCAGTGGCCTATGCGGTGGTAGCCTACCAGACGGCGTATTTTAAGTGTCACTTTACCAAGGAGTATATGGCGGCGCTGCTGACCAGCGTCTTGGATAACTCCGACAAGGTGGCGGGCTATATCAATGAGTGCAAGGAGTGCGGTATTGATCTGCTGCCGCCGGACATCAACCGCTCCGCCGACCGCTTTACTGTGGAAGAAGGCGGCATCCGCTTTGGCCTGGTGGCGATTAAGAATATCGGCCGAGGCTTTATCCAGGCCGTGATGCGCCAGCGGGAAGAGCGCCCCTTCGCCTCTTTGAATGACTTCTGCCAGCGGATGCAGGGCAGCGACATGAACAAGCGGGCGGTGGAGAACCTGATCCGCTCCGGAGCCTTTGACTCTCTGGGAGGCCGCCGGTCCCAGCTGATCCAGGTATATGAGAAGGTCATGGATTCCGTCGCGGCAGTGCGGCGAGACAATGTAGAGGGACAGATGGACTTCTTTTCCATGGCTGCTGGCACCCAAAGCAGCGCAGAAAAGGAGACACCGCTGCCGGATATTCCGGAGTTCTCCGTCCAGGAGCTGATGCTGATGGAAAAGGCCACTACGGGACTCTATCTCTCCGGCCATCCCATGGATCAGTATCGGGACGCAGTGCACAAGCTGGGAGCACCCACCATCGGCTCCATCCTGGAAGATTTTTCCCAGGAGGGAGGCCCCACCCGCTTTGCCGATGGTCAGAGGATCACCATCTGCGGCGTGGTGTCTTCCAGCAAGACCAAGACCACGAAAAATAACTCCCTCATGGCCTACGTCATGGTAGAGGACGATACCGCAGCTATCGAACTGCTGTGCTTTTCCAAGGTACTGGACACCTGCGGCGCGTATCTGAAGGAGAATCAGGCGGTGGTGGTGAGGGGAAAACTCTCCGTCCGGGACGAGAAGTCCCCGCAGATCATGTGCGACTCCGCGTATCTCCTCTCCACTGTCAGCGGCAGCATCCCGCCTATTCAGGAGGCCGGTGAGAAGCTGGTGCAGGGTGAGACGCTGTTTCTGAAATTTCCCAGCCTGGACCATCCTTCCATGCGGCATATGAAGCTGGTGTTTTCCATGTTTCCTGGTACCTCCCAGGTCAAAATGGTGATGGCGGACACCCGTAAGGTCTTTGCCACGCAGGTCCTGTTGCACCGGGCGCTGATTCAGGAGGCCCGTGAGACTTTGGGAGAGGAAAATGTGGTGGTAAAATAA
- a CDS encoding DUF3788 domain-containing protein — protein MTEWVTLYPQTSEPLREEVDLYVASPLWMELRAYLEKELHAASRVEYSRCGMEPGWNVKFKQGGRSLCTVYMRRGYVTAMVSIGAREENAAQLVLLACTAYTREVYQHTAASRMGRWLMLDVTSPEVLADVKALVNLRAKKVSNQT, from the coding sequence ATGACAGAGTGGGTGACGCTTTATCCTCAGACGTCTGAGCCTCTGCGGGAAGAGGTGGACCTCTATGTGGCGAGCCCTCTTTGGATGGAGCTGCGGGCGTATCTGGAGAAGGAGCTCCATGCTGCCTCACGTGTGGAGTATAGCCGCTGTGGGATGGAGCCTGGATGGAATGTCAAATTCAAACAGGGCGGCAGGTCCCTCTGCACCGTTTATATGCGGCGTGGATATGTGACCGCCATGGTTTCCATCGGCGCGCGGGAGGAGAATGCCGCCCAGCTGGTCTTGCTGGCTTGCACGGCATATACCAGAGAGGTCTACCAGCATACAGCTGCCTCACGGATGGGCCGCTGGCTGATGCTGGATGTCACCTCGCCGGAGGTCTTGGCAGATGTGAAGGCACTGGTGAATCTCCGGGCAAAAAAGGTCTCCAATCAAACCTGA
- a CDS encoding C-GCAxxG-C-C family protein: protein MEEKCLSRCAAAYQYHQDGFNCAQSVVGAFQDLLGMDEKQAMAMAGGFGGGVGGSHAELCGAVSGGVLVLGLLTPHTDSADKEGKRRIYAVAKEFRSRFEAVFGLTRCGELLKARPGVTERNSASACLGVTAHCDNMIVTAVELVEQMLAEERE from the coding sequence GTGGAGGAAAAATGCCTGAGCCGCTGTGCTGCGGCCTATCAGTATCATCAGGACGGGTTCAACTGTGCACAGTCCGTAGTGGGTGCCTTTCAGGACCTGCTGGGGATGGACGAAAAACAGGCCATGGCCATGGCAGGCGGTTTTGGCGGCGGCGTGGGCGGAAGTCACGCGGAGCTGTGTGGCGCCGTCAGCGGCGGCGTGCTGGTGTTAGGTCTTTTGACGCCTCACACGGATAGTGCAGACAAAGAGGGAAAGCGGCGAATCTATGCTGTGGCCAAGGAGTTTCGAAGCCGGTTCGAGGCGGTTTTTGGCCTGACCCGATGCGGAGAGCTGCTGAAGGCCCGTCCTGGCGTTACAGAAAGGAACTCCGCCTCGGCTTGCCTGGGCGTGACAGCCCACTGTGACAATATGATTGTCACTGCAGTGGAGCTTGTGGAGCAAATGCTTGCGGAGGAACGGGAATGA
- the whiA gene encoding DNA-binding protein WhiA, which yields MSFSFDTKNELCRLPVQKLCCARAEAYGILLYCNTFSSSEVRIITENPNFAARLPKLFQRAFNVQFDRLPEPEAAGKMVFQITDSRKLDHIINLLGYDPRQNLVLHINFGLLEEECCRASFLRGAFFAGGSLTDPLKRYHLELNTSHLQASRELEVLLRECGYPPKGLSRNGSFITYFKQSDQIEDFLTLIGAPVAAMHLMSAKLEKDLRNSVNRRLNCDSANLDKAVEAAQEQLEAIRRLRSADLLDKLPDKLKKTAALRLEYPELSLSELAAAFDPPVTKSCLNHRLRKIQELAKTL from the coding sequence ATGTCCTTTTCCTTTGATACCAAAAATGAGCTGTGCCGGCTTCCAGTGCAAAAGCTCTGCTGCGCCAGAGCGGAGGCCTATGGCATTTTGCTCTATTGCAATACTTTCAGTTCCTCGGAGGTCCGGATTATTACAGAAAACCCCAATTTTGCCGCGCGTCTTCCAAAGCTCTTCCAGCGAGCCTTCAATGTGCAGTTTGACCGTCTCCCAGAGCCGGAGGCAGCGGGGAAGATGGTGTTTCAAATCACGGACAGCCGGAAGCTGGACCATATCATCAATCTGTTGGGCTATGACCCCCGGCAAAATCTGGTCCTCCACATCAACTTTGGACTGCTGGAGGAGGAGTGCTGTCGAGCGTCTTTTCTCCGAGGGGCCTTTTTTGCCGGCGGCAGCCTGACGGACCCTTTGAAGCGGTACCATTTGGAGCTCAATACCTCTCATTTGCAGGCCAGCAGGGAGTTGGAGGTGCTGCTGCGGGAGTGTGGATATCCGCCAAAGGGACTCTCTCGCAATGGCAGCTTCATTACCTACTTCAAGCAGAGCGACCAGATTGAGGACTTTCTCACCTTGATTGGCGCCCCGGTGGCTGCTATGCATCTGATGTCCGCCAAGCTGGAAAAGGATTTGCGCAATAGCGTCAACAGGCGGCTAAACTGTGACAGTGCGAATTTAGACAAGGCAGTGGAGGCCGCGCAGGAGCAGCTGGAGGCTATCCGGAGGCTCCGGTCCGCTGATTTATTAGACAAGCTTCCGGACAAGCTCAAAAAGACGGCGGCGCTCCGGCTGGAATATCCAGAGCTGAGCTTGAGTGAGCTGGCAGCGGCCTTTGACCCGCCAGTGACCAAGTCCTGTCTAAACCACCGGCTGCGGAAAATCCAGGAGCTGGCAAAAACTTTGTGA
- a CDS encoding gluconeogenesis factor YvcK family protein translates to MNQLYHTPREQGPRIVAIGGGHGLSNMLRGLKRYTENLSAIVTVADDGGGSGMLRQDLGMPPPGDLRSCMEALANTEPLMRELMHYRFTEGSLAGQSFGNLFLAALNGISPSFDAAVARMSEVLAITGRVLPVTTADVQLKAFFENGASVVGESKIFYCKKREDCRITRVRLVPEHPRALPEALTAIRDADVLLLGPGSLYTSIIPNLLVDGIVQAIQASHALKIYVCNVMTQEGETEGYTVSDHIQALFQHAAPGLFQVCLANSSPIPREVAARYASEGAEPLQCDVRTCAALGVEVVRRPMAVVEDGYVRHHPDALARELILLHAERSVRIAGSGARDRADAYRMEHQK, encoded by the coding sequence ATGAATCAGCTCTACCATACTCCGCGGGAGCAGGGGCCGCGGATCGTCGCCATTGGCGGTGGCCACGGCCTTTCCAACATGCTGCGGGGCTTGAAGCGATATACGGAAAATCTATCCGCCATCGTGACGGTGGCGGACGACGGCGGCGGCAGCGGCATGCTGCGTCAGGACCTGGGGATGCCGCCTCCCGGTGATCTGCGCAGCTGCATGGAGGCGTTGGCCAACACTGAGCCGCTGATGCGAGAGCTGATGCACTATCGCTTCACCGAGGGGTCCTTAGCTGGACAGAGCTTTGGAAATTTGTTTCTGGCAGCCCTCAATGGGATTTCTCCCTCCTTTGATGCGGCAGTGGCCCGAATGAGCGAGGTTCTGGCCATCACAGGCCGGGTACTGCCGGTGACAACGGCGGATGTCCAGCTGAAGGCGTTTTTTGAAAACGGCGCCTCCGTGGTGGGGGAGTCCAAAATTTTTTATTGTAAAAAACGGGAGGACTGCCGGATTACCCGAGTGCGTCTGGTGCCGGAGCACCCCCGGGCGCTGCCGGAGGCTTTGACAGCCATCCGGGATGCGGATGTATTGCTGTTGGGCCCTGGGAGCCTCTATACCAGCATCATCCCCAATCTGCTGGTGGATGGGATTGTGCAGGCAATTCAGGCGTCTCATGCACTCAAGATTTACGTATGCAATGTCATGACCCAGGAGGGGGAGACGGAAGGATATACCGTCTCCGACCATATCCAGGCGCTTTTTCAGCATGCGGCGCCAGGCCTTTTTCAGGTATGCCTTGCCAATTCCTCCCCGATCCCGCGGGAGGTGGCTGCCCGCTATGCCTCGGAGGGCGCGGAGCCGCTGCAGTGCGACGTCCGGACCTGTGCTGCTCTGGGGGTGGAGGTGGTGCGCCGCCCTATGGCGGTGGTAGAGGATGGATATGTTCGACACCATCCGGATGCACTGGCCAGAGAACTGATTCTGCTCCACGCCGAGCGCAGTGTCCGCATCGCCGGCAGCGGTGCCCGTGACCGAGCGGACGCCTATCGGATGGAACATCAAAAATAG
- the rapZ gene encoding RNase adapter RapZ, translating to MEILIISGLSGGGKSKAASFLEDMGFYIVDNMPAAMILKFAEFCAGGGGRYDRVALVYDVRTATSFTELFDVLDQLKTMECECRMLFLEASPEVVIQRYKETRRRHPLLGRTDSLEEAVRQERVLMEPLKARADVVIDTSHTSTAQLRARLLHEFGSETEQGSMAVQVVSFGFKYGLPMEADLVFDVRFMPNPFYIEELRPRTGLERAVAGYVFSFQQTKEYLVKLQDLLTFSLPLYAEEGKTALVIAVGCTGGRHRSVAVTHALAEFLRSHCGCPVAETHRDIARG from the coding sequence ATGGAAATTCTGATTATCTCCGGTCTTTCCGGAGGCGGCAAGAGCAAGGCTGCCTCCTTTTTGGAGGACATGGGATTCTATATTGTAGACAATATGCCAGCCGCCATGATTTTAAAATTCGCGGAGTTCTGCGCGGGAGGTGGCGGACGATATGACCGGGTGGCCTTGGTATACGACGTGCGCACCGCCACCTCCTTTACCGAGCTTTTTGACGTGCTGGACCAGCTCAAGACCATGGAGTGCGAGTGCAGGATGCTGTTTCTGGAGGCCTCGCCGGAGGTGGTCATTCAGCGTTATAAGGAGACCCGGCGCCGCCATCCTCTGCTGGGCAGGACAGACTCGCTGGAAGAGGCGGTTCGCCAGGAACGGGTACTGATGGAGCCCCTGAAGGCCCGGGCAGATGTGGTGATCGACACCTCTCATACCAGCACCGCCCAGCTGCGAGCGAGGCTTCTGCACGAGTTTGGAAGCGAGACGGAGCAGGGCAGCATGGCGGTCCAGGTAGTTTCTTTTGGATTTAAATATGGCCTGCCTATGGAGGCGGACCTGGTGTTTGACGTGCGGTTTATGCCAAATCCTTTTTACATCGAGGAGCTGCGCCCACGGACGGGACTGGAGAGGGCGGTGGCCGGCTATGTGTTCAGCTTTCAGCAGACGAAGGAATATCTGGTGAAGCTGCAGGACCTGTTGACGTTTTCCCTGCCTTTGTATGCAGAAGAGGGGAAGACGGCGCTGGTCATCGCAGTGGGCTGTACAGGCGGACGGCACCGCTCGGTTGCGGTGACACATGCTCTAGCGGAATTTTTGCGGAGCCACTGTGGCTGTCCTGTGGCGGAAACCCATCGAGACATCGCCCGCGGTTGA
- the murB gene encoding UDP-N-acetylmuramate dehydrogenase, with protein sequence MSWETEFDNWTAEYLPDLRILCNEPMSRHTSFRIGGPAKRMALPERREQLVLLLDYALACGARPLIIGNGTNLLVADQGLDRLVIDTSSALNRTGPGEQPSTVMAEAGATLARVADFACRQGLTGLEFAHGIPGTVGGAVCMNAGAYGGEMKQVIQEAAVFFPQEGVRFLTAEKMAFGYRHSLLTDQPEAVVLYAVFRLAPGEPEAIRETMRQLMERRRASQPLELPSAGSTFKRPEGHYAGTLIEQCGLKGLTVGGAQVSEKHAGFVVNRGGATFADVTELICQIQHCVLERTGVHMEPEVKIIRS encoded by the coding sequence ATGTCCTGGGAGACAGAATTTGACAACTGGACGGCGGAATACCTGCCGGACCTGCGGATTCTTTGCAATGAGCCCATGAGCCGCCATACCTCGTTTCGCATTGGCGGTCCAGCCAAACGGATGGCACTGCCGGAGCGGAGGGAGCAGCTGGTGCTGCTGCTGGATTATGCACTTGCCTGTGGTGCGCGGCCTCTGATCATTGGAAATGGGACGAATCTGCTGGTTGCGGATCAAGGACTGGATCGGCTGGTGATTGATACCTCCAGTGCTCTGAACCGGACCGGCCCCGGAGAGCAGCCGTCCACAGTCATGGCAGAGGCCGGTGCGACACTGGCGCGGGTGGCGGATTTTGCCTGTAGACAGGGGCTGACGGGACTGGAGTTTGCCCATGGTATTCCCGGCACAGTGGGCGGAGCGGTGTGTATGAACGCCGGGGCCTATGGCGGCGAGATGAAGCAGGTGATCCAGGAGGCGGCAGTGTTTTTCCCACAGGAAGGGGTCCGGTTTCTGACGGCGGAAAAGATGGCTTTTGGCTACCGTCACAGTCTTCTCACAGACCAGCCGGAGGCGGTAGTGCTCTATGCGGTGTTTCGCCTGGCACCTGGAGAGCCGGAGGCGATCCGGGAGACCATGCGGCAGCTGATGGAGCGCCGCAGGGCCAGCCAGCCTTTGGAGCTTCCCAGCGCCGGCAGCACCTTCAAGAGGCCGGAGGGCCACTATGCCGGCACCCTGATTGAGCAGTGCGGCCTTAAGGGACTGACTGTGGGCGGCGCTCAGGTCAGTGAGAAGCACGCTGGATTCGTTGTGAACCGGGGCGGCGCCACCTTCGCAGATGTCACAGAGCTGATCTGTCAGATCCAGCATTGTGTCCTGGAGAGGACCGGCGTCCATATGGAGCCGGAGGTTAAGATCATTCGCTCCTGA
- a CDS encoding ROK family protein has protein sequence MYIGIDVGGTNLKAGLVDESGHLVAVERTPLDFQSPEQFAAATAHLAAAVARKGSVGPEEIACVGMGLPGAVSHDTILFITNIPMQNVPIVKLFRQHFDVPLLLGNDADCAAVGEFFCGAGRGCQDLAVVTLGTGIGCGLVLGGRLRGGVASSEGGHITICQDGELCNCGRRGCWEQYASATALIRETKAAMAAHPKSLLHELAAQNGVEGKTVFQAAEAGDETALMVCQTYVRFLADGVISLVNMLRPEVVAIGGGVAGAPDALLLEPLRELVNRESYARHGGRSTQVLRAELGNDAGILGAALLQRAI, from the coding sequence TTGTATATTGGCATTGATGTAGGTGGGACGAATCTGAAAGCCGGCCTGGTGGATGAGAGCGGCCATCTGGTGGCTGTGGAGCGGACGCCGCTGGATTTTCAGAGCCCGGAGCAGTTCGCGGCGGCGACGGCGCATCTGGCGGCGGCGGTGGCCCGCAAGGGCTCCGTTGGCCCGGAGGAGATTGCCTGTGTAGGTATGGGGCTCCCAGGAGCAGTTTCCCATGACACGATCCTCTTTATCACCAATATTCCCATGCAGAATGTCCCGATTGTCAAGCTGTTCCGACAGCATTTCGATGTGCCGCTGCTGCTGGGCAATGATGCGGACTGTGCTGCTGTGGGCGAGTTTTTTTGCGGCGCGGGCCGTGGCTGTCAAGATCTGGCGGTGGTAACGCTGGGCACCGGCATTGGATGCGGATTGGTTTTGGGCGGCAGACTGCGGGGCGGTGTCGCATCCAGCGAGGGAGGACATATCACCATCTGCCAGGATGGGGAGCTGTGCAACTGTGGCCGGCGGGGATGCTGGGAGCAATATGCGTCCGCCACGGCGCTGATCCGTGAGACCAAGGCGGCCATGGCCGCTCATCCGAAGAGCCTGCTTCATGAGCTGGCGGCCCAGAACGGCGTGGAGGGCAAGACGGTCTTCCAGGCAGCGGAGGCCGGGGATGAGACGGCTCTTATGGTGTGTCAGACGTATGTACGTTTTTTGGCAGACGGGGTGATCAGCCTGGTGAACATGCTGCGCCCAGAGGTGGTGGCCATTGGCGGCGGTGTGGCCGGCGCACCGGATGCACTGCTGCTGGAGCCCCTACGGGAGCTGGTGAATCGGGAGAGCTATGCCCGCCATGGCGGCCGGTCCACCCAAGTGCTGCGGGCGGAGTTGGGGAATGACGCAGGCATCTTAGGCGCCGCGCTGCTGCAGCGTGCCATTTGA
- the hprK gene encoding HPr(Ser) kinase/phosphatase, with the protein MRCNGVKLTKFIQTFGLEVVNQGSDFDTAQLTIMDVNRPGLQFHHFYDYFDPRRLQVIGKAEATYLKSMTPERRRKCFDSLFLYDIPALVICRGLDFCPECIDSAKEHEKTLLRSQETTVEFTSHTIEYLNRTLAPCVTQHGVLLDIYGEGVMITGDSGIGKSESAIELIMRGHRLVADDAVELRLISNQLIGTAPEIIRHYIELRGIGVIDVRQLFGLRAIKVESQLDLVVHFEPWDQTKIYDRLGIEDHFTEILGIQVPIITIPVRPGRNLASIVEVAAMNNRHRKVGYNAAEELARRVDQRADRGSME; encoded by the coding sequence ATGCGGTGTAATGGAGTAAAGCTCACGAAGTTCATCCAGACGTTTGGTCTGGAGGTGGTCAACCAGGGCAGCGATTTCGACACAGCTCAGCTGACGATTATGGATGTGAACCGGCCAGGGCTTCAATTTCACCATTTTTATGATTACTTTGATCCCCGCCGCCTTCAGGTGATCGGCAAGGCAGAGGCTACCTACCTTAAGAGCATGACGCCAGAAAGGCGCCGGAAGTGCTTTGACAGTTTATTTTTGTATGACATCCCGGCGCTGGTGATTTGCCGGGGCTTGGACTTCTGCCCGGAGTGCATTGACAGTGCCAAGGAGCACGAGAAAACGCTGCTGCGCTCTCAGGAGACCACAGTGGAATTTACCAGCCACACCATTGAGTATCTGAACCGAACGCTGGCACCCTGCGTCACACAGCACGGTGTGCTGCTGGATATTTACGGTGAGGGAGTGATGATCACGGGAGACTCCGGCATCGGCAAGAGTGAGTCCGCGATTGAACTTATCATGCGGGGGCACCGGCTGGTAGCGGACGATGCAGTAGAACTGCGGCTGATCTCCAATCAGCTCATCGGCACTGCACCGGAGATTATTCGTCATTACATCGAGCTGCGCGGTATCGGCGTGATTGACGTGCGGCAGCTCTTTGGCCTGCGGGCGATCAAGGTGGAGTCCCAGCTGGATTTGGTGGTTCATTTTGAGCCCTGGGATCAGACGAAAATCTATGACCGCCTGGGAATTGAGGACCATTTTACGGAGATTTTAGGGATTCAGGTGCCCATCATTACGATTCCTGTGCGGCCAGGACGGAATCTGGCCAGCATCGTAGAGGTGGCCGCGATGAACAACCGCCACCGGAAGGTGGGGTACAACGCCGCGGAGGAACTAGCACGGCGGGTGGACCAGCGAGCGGATCGAGGCAGCATGGAGTAA
- the rpmB gene encoding 50S ribosomal protein L28, translated as MAKCEFCDKGVTFGIQVSHSHRRSNRAWKPNVKRVKAIVDGSPRHVYVCTRCMRSGKVTRAI; from the coding sequence ATGGCTAAATGCGAGTTCTGCGACAAGGGCGTTACCTTCGGCATTCAGGTCTCTCACTCCCATCGGCGCTCTAATCGCGCTTGGAAGCCCAATGTGAAGCGTGTGAAGGCAATCGTCGACGGCAGCCCCCGCCATGTGTATGTTTGTACCCGGTGTATGCGTTCCGGCAAGGTCACAAGAGCGATCTGA
- a CDS encoding DUF6485 family protein: MFCPCQNQKCRCHPIHHDQGCSLCIEKELRKREIPSCFWDFVIKPGETVEDCSIEAFARRVLETQPPIREPAGRLASSD, encoded by the coding sequence ATGTTCTGTCCCTGTCAAAACCAAAAGTGCCGTTGTCACCCCATCCATCATGATCAGGGGTGTTCCCTGTGTATTGAAAAGGAACTGCGTAAGCGGGAAATTCCCAGCTGTTTTTGGGATTTTGTGATCAAACCCGGTGAAACCGTGGAGGATTGCTCTATAGAGGCCTTTGCCAGGCGGGTTCTGGAAACGCAACCACCGATACGGGAGCCAGCAGGCCGCCTTGCCTCTTCAGACTGA